A region from the Caldicellulosiruptor naganoensis genome encodes:
- the purM gene encoding phosphoribosylformylglycinamidine cyclo-ligase, producing MTTYKDAGVNIEEGYKAVDLIKNLAKETFDSNVITDIGSFGSMYLLNIDNSDYILVSGTDGVGTKLKIAFYMDKHDTVGIDCVAMCVNDILCHGAKPLFFLDYIACGKLKSEKVATIVKGIADGCKIAGCSLVGGETAEMPGFYKDDEYDLAGFAVGIVKKDLAICGQDVNQGDVLIGLASSGVHSNGYSLVRKVFGVDENPKILTKIYEELGLSLGEELLKPTRIYVKPVLKVLEKVKVNGIAHITGGGFFENIPRAFPKGFVAVIEKGSWDILPIFKLIQEYGKIDENEMFSTFNMGIGMVLIVSKDNVETAMEILNEEGINSYVIGTIEKGEGGVVIK from the coding sequence ATGACAACTTACAAAGATGCAGGGGTTAATATTGAAGAGGGTTATAAAGCAGTGGACCTAATAAAAAACTTAGCAAAAGAGACATTTGATTCAAATGTTATAACTGATATTGGATCATTTGGAAGTATGTATTTGTTAAATATAGATAATTCAGATTATATCTTGGTTTCAGGGACAGATGGAGTTGGGACAAAACTAAAGATTGCTTTTTACATGGACAAGCATGATACTGTTGGGATTGACTGTGTTGCAATGTGTGTAAATGATATCTTGTGCCATGGAGCAAAACCTCTTTTCTTTTTGGATTACATTGCTTGTGGTAAGCTGAAAAGTGAAAAGGTGGCAACTATAGTAAAAGGTATAGCAGATGGCTGCAAAATTGCAGGCTGTTCGCTTGTTGGGGGAGAAACGGCTGAAATGCCCGGTTTTTATAAGGATGATGAGTATGATTTGGCAGGGTTTGCAGTGGGTATTGTGAAAAAAGACTTAGCGATTTGTGGTCAGGATGTAAATCAAGGAGATGTTTTGATTGGACTTGCTTCAAGTGGGGTTCACAGCAATGGCTATTCACTTGTGCGAAAGGTTTTTGGAGTAGATGAGAATCCTAAAATTCTTACAAAGATCTATGAAGAATTGGGTTTAAGCCTTGGTGAAGAGCTTTTAAAGCCGACGAGAATCTATGTAAAGCCGGTTTTAAAAGTGTTAGAAAAAGTAAAGGTGAATGGAATTGCTCATATTACAGGCGGAGGATTTTTTGAAAACATACCAAGGGCTTTTCCAAAAGGGTTTGTAGCAGTAATTGAAAAAGGTTCATGGGATATTTTGCCTATATTTAAGTTAATTCAGGAGTATGGTAAAATTGATGAGAATGAAATGTTTTCTACATTTAATATGGGTATTGGCATGGTTTTAATAGTATCTAAAGATAATGTCGAGACTGCTATGGAGATTTTAAATGAAGAAGGTATAAATTCATATGTAATAGGTACAATTGAAAAAGGCGAAGGCGGAGTTGTCATAAAATGA
- the purN gene encoding phosphoribosylglycinamide formyltransferase: protein MKKLAVFVSGSGTNLQAIIDAIKNGEICATISCVISNKKDAYALERAKQNQIEAYYISKKDFPNEIEYEKYLVKFLKEREIDYIILAGFLYIFSEYFVEEFKNRIVNIHPSLLPAFGGKGMYGLNVHKSVIEYGVKVTGATVHFVDSTTDGGPIILQKAIYVRYDDTPESLQKRVLEEVEWKIYPLAIKLLCEDKIEIIGRKVVIKDKEILKKVGIEA from the coding sequence ATGAAAAAATTAGCTGTATTTGTATCAGGTTCAGGTACTAATCTTCAAGCAATTATAGATGCTATTAAAAATGGAGAGATTTGTGCAACAATATCGTGTGTCATCTCAAACAAAAAAGATGCCTATGCACTTGAGAGGGCAAAACAAAACCAAATAGAAGCGTATTATATCTCTAAAAAGGATTTTCCAAATGAAATTGAATATGAGAAGTATCTTGTCAAATTTCTGAAGGAAAGAGAAATTGATTACATCATCTTGGCAGGATTTTTGTATATTTTCTCTGAATATTTTGTAGAAGAGTTCAAAAATCGCATTGTAAATATTCATCCATCTCTTCTTCCTGCCTTTGGTGGCAAAGGAATGTATGGACTCAATGTCCATAAAAGTGTGATAGAATACGGAGTGAAAGTGACGGGTGCTACAGTCCATTTTGTTGATTCTACTACAGATGGCGGACCTATAATATTGCAAAAGGCCATATATGTAAGATATGATGACACCCCTGAAAGTTTGCAAAAAAGGGTTTTAGAAGAGGTGGAGTGGAAGATATATCCTCTTGCAATTAAACTACTTTGTGAGGATAAAATAGAAATCATTGGGAGAAAGGTTGTTATTAAAGACAAAGAAATCTTAAAAAAGGTGGGAATTGAAGCATGA
- the purH gene encoding bifunctional phosphoribosylaminoimidazolecarboxamide formyltransferase/IMP cyclohydrolase, producing MTKKAIVSVYNKDGILEFAKELKSLGYEIISTGGTMKYLKENGIDVINISDVTNFPEILNGRVKTLHPNIHAGILAIKDNEEHVKTLNELNISSIDMVVVNLYPFKETIFKENVAFEDVIENIDIGGPTMLRAAAKNFKYTTVIIDPADYGLVLKEIKENGDVSFDTRFYLATKVFEYTAYYDSMIFNYFKYVRDDKSFPDYLTVPLEKVQQLRYGENPHQQASFYKITLPFIEKSNIPNAKQLHGKELSYNNILDSDSAIELLKEFDEPTCVAIKHNNPCGVASGDNIFEAYKKVYECDPVSIFGGIVAFNRKIDRQTAEELKKIFLEIVIAPDFDEDALSLLSTKKDLRILKLPTLDKENVYYDLKSVNGGMLVQEKDRKLFNEDYQIVTERKPTEKEMEDLIFAWKVVKHVKSNAIVIAKDKMTLGIGMGQTNRIWAVEHAISRSRFDLSGAVLASDAFFPFSDSVEAAGKAGVTAIIQPGGSIRDKESIDAANRYNIAMIFTGIRHFRH from the coding sequence ATGACCAAGAAGGCTATTGTGAGTGTTTATAACAAAGATGGTATTTTAGAGTTTGCTAAAGAACTAAAAAGTCTTGGATACGAAATCATCTCAACTGGCGGAACAATGAAGTACCTAAAGGAAAACGGCATTGATGTGATAAATATAAGTGATGTTACAAATTTTCCAGAGATTTTAAATGGAAGAGTAAAGACACTTCACCCAAATATCCATGCAGGAATTCTTGCAATAAAGGACAACGAGGAGCATGTCAAGACATTAAACGAGCTGAACATATCGTCAATTGACATGGTGGTGGTTAATCTCTATCCTTTCAAGGAGACCATTTTTAAAGAAAATGTAGCATTTGAAGACGTGATAGAGAATATTGACATTGGTGGTCCTACCATGCTTCGCGCTGCAGCCAAGAATTTCAAATATACAACTGTCATAATAGACCCTGCTGATTATGGACTTGTATTAAAAGAGATAAAGGAAAATGGTGATGTTTCATTTGATACAAGGTTTTATCTTGCAACAAAGGTATTTGAATATACTGCATACTATGATTCTATGATTTTTAACTATTTCAAGTATGTGAGGGATGACAAATCTTTCCCAGATTATCTTACAGTTCCACTTGAGAAAGTTCAGCAACTTAGATATGGTGAGAATCCTCATCAGCAGGCAAGTTTTTATAAAATAACTTTGCCGTTTATTGAAAAGTCCAATATACCAAATGCTAAGCAGCTTCACGGCAAGGAGCTTTCGTATAACAATATTCTTGACAGTGATAGTGCTATTGAACTTTTAAAAGAGTTTGATGAGCCAACATGTGTTGCAATAAAACATAACAATCCATGCGGTGTTGCATCAGGTGACAATATCTTTGAGGCATATAAGAAGGTATACGAATGCGACCCAGTGTCTATATTTGGGGGAATTGTAGCATTTAATAGGAAGATAGATAGACAAACAGCTGAAGAGCTGAAAAAAATATTCCTTGAGATAGTGATTGCTCCGGACTTTGATGAAGATGCACTATCTTTGCTTTCTACAAAAAAGGACCTTCGGATATTGAAACTTCCAACTTTGGATAAGGAAAATGTGTATTATGATCTCAAATCAGTAAATGGTGGAATGCTTGTACAGGAAAAGGACAGAAAGTTGTTCAATGAAGATTACCAAATTGTAACAGAAAGAAAACCGACAGAAAAGGAAATGGAAGACCTGATATTTGCTTGGAAAGTTGTAAAACATGTAAAGTCAAATGCAATAGTTATTGCAAAGGACAAAATGACATTGGGGATAGGTATGGGACAGACAAATAGAATCTGGGCTGTTGAACATGCAATCTCACGTTCAAGATTTGATTTGAGTGGAGCAGTACTTGCGTCAGACGCTTTCTTCCCATTTTCTGATAGTGTTGAAGCAGCAGGCAAAGCGGGAGTTACAGCTATTATTCAACCGGGCGGGTCTATTAGAGACAAGGAATCAATTGATGCTGCAAACAGGTATAATATTGCTATGATATTTACAGGTATTAGACATTTTAGGCATTAA
- the purD gene encoding phosphoribosylamine--glycine ligase — MRILVVGNGGREHAIAWKIYNEGYKDLFCTPGNAGICEIATCVDIKVNEFSKLKDFCIEKGIDFVIVGPDNPLADGIVDYLESFGIKTFGPTKDAAMIESSKVFAKELMKKYGIKTARYNVFYSYEEALAFVNQNDKYPLVIKADGLALGKGVIIAQDKREALNAINLMMKERVFGKAGEKIVIEDYLKGEEVSVFVISDGKDIVPLTVARDYKKALDGNKGPNTGGMGAFSPSRVVDKKLFEDILENIMLKAIYGMRKEGRPFKGVLYGGLILTEEGPMVLEFNSRFGDPEAQAILPRMKSELLEIMVKATEGNLKSVEAKFSDQYSICVVLASKGYPEKYETGFVIEGLDKLESDTIVFHANTKLDNGKIKTAGGRVLNIVRIDNTLKDAKTKVYEEIKKINFENMFYRTDIGDKEIF; from the coding sequence ATGAGAATATTAGTTGTAGGAAATGGTGGGCGTGAACATGCCATTGCATGGAAGATTTATAATGAAGGTTACAAAGATTTGTTCTGTACACCTGGAAATGCAGGGATTTGTGAAATTGCAACTTGTGTTGATATAAAGGTAAATGAATTTAGCAAGCTAAAAGACTTTTGCATAGAAAAAGGGATAGACTTTGTAATTGTTGGCCCGGACAATCCACTTGCAGATGGGATTGTTGATTATCTTGAATCGTTTGGAATAAAAACATTTGGTCCAACAAAGGATGCTGCAATGATAGAAAGTAGTAAGGTGTTTGCAAAGGAGCTGATGAAAAAGTATGGTATAAAGACAGCAAGGTATAATGTGTTTTACAGTTATGAAGAGGCTTTAGCATTTGTGAATCAGAACGACAAGTATCCTCTTGTAATCAAGGCAGATGGTCTTGCATTGGGCAAAGGTGTGATAATTGCTCAAGACAAGCGTGAGGCTTTAAATGCCATCAATCTTATGATGAAAGAAAGAGTATTTGGAAAGGCAGGCGAAAAGATTGTCATTGAAGACTATTTAAAAGGCGAAGAAGTATCAGTTTTTGTCATCTCAGATGGTAAAGACATCGTGCCTTTGACAGTTGCACGAGACTATAAAAAGGCGTTGGATGGGAATAAGGGACCAAATACAGGTGGCATGGGTGCTTTTTCTCCATCAAGGGTTGTTGATAAAAAGCTTTTTGAAGACATCCTTGAGAATATCATGCTAAAAGCGATATATGGAATGAGGAAAGAAGGGAGACCGTTTAAGGGTGTTTTGTATGGAGGATTAATTCTGACAGAAGAAGGACCAATGGTTTTAGAGTTCAACTCCAGATTTGGCGACCCTGAAGCACAAGCTATTTTGCCACGCATGAAAAGTGAACTTTTAGAAATTATGGTAAAAGCTACAGAAGGAAACTTGAAAAGCGTTGAGGCGAAATTTTCGGACCAGTATTCGATTTGTGTTGTACTTGCCTCAAAAGGCTACCCTGAAAAGTACGAGACAGGCTTTGTAATCGAGGGTTTAGATAAGCTTGAAAGTGATACAATTGTATTCCACGCTAACACAAAATTAGACAATGGTAAGATTAAAACGGCAGGAGGTAGAGTACTAAACATTGTGAGGATTGACAATACTCTCAAAGATGCAAAGACAAAAGTATATGAGGAAATTAAGAAGATTAACTTTGAGAATATGTTTTACAGGACTGACATAGGTGACAAAGAAATTTTTTAG
- the rd gene encoding rubredoxin, producing the protein MDIWVCSICGYEYDPQKGDPENGIQPGTRFEDLPDDWVCPICGVGKDMFEKK; encoded by the coding sequence TTGGACATTTGGGTATGTTCAATATGCGGTTATGAGTATGATCCACAAAAAGGTGATCCAGAAAACGGTATTCAACCAGGAACAAGGTTTGAAGACTTACCTGATGATTGGGTTTGTCCTATTTGTGGCGTTGGCAAGGATATGTTTGAGAAAAAATAA
- the polA gene encoding DNA polymerase I translates to MKLVIFDGNSILYRAFFALPELTTSTGIPTNAIYGFLNVLLKYLDSEKPDYVAVAFDKKGRAARKSEYEEYKANRKPMPDSLQVQIPYVREILNALNIPILEHEGYEADDVIGTLVNRFKDRDLEIVIITGDRDTLQLLDKNVIVKIVTTKFDKTTEDLYTIENVKEKYGVFAHQVVDYKALVGDASDNIPGVKGIGDKTAIKLLEEYQTLENIYQNLKNIKDSLREKLEAGKDMAFLSKRLATIVCDLPVEVTLEELKTREWDKKRLYQLLLQLEFKSFIKRLGFSEELEEIKQTLQLPKFNMKELYDISEIKGKEIYLLYSGDEGLFYVYDHQTSTIFTTTDKGIVKKLLNVQGIQKVVYDLKNILHKVDFDKAYQIKDCNDVMLASYVLDSTRSSYDLETLFISYLNTDISAIKENKCAGATVLLRNLWDELSKLIDLNSCQYVYENIEIPLVPILYEMEKIGFKVDKNTLQEYTKEIESKLLKLEFQIYQIAGEWFNINSPKQLSYVLFEKLKLPVVKKTKTGYSTDAEVLEELYDKHEIIPLILDYRMYTKILTTYCQGLMQAINPTTGRVHSNFIQTGTATGRLASAEPNLQNIPVKYDEGRLIRKAFVPEEGYVLIDADYSQIELRILAHISEDERLINAFKNNLDIHSQTAAEIFGVDVSQVTPTMRSQAKAVNFGIIYGISDYGLSRDIKISRKEAAEFINRYFEKYPKVKEYLDNVVKFARENGFVLTLFNRKRYIKDIKSTNKNLRSYAERIAMNSPIQGSAADIMKIAMIRVYRRLKENNLKSRIILQVHDELLIESPYEEKEVVKEIVKTEMENAVSLKVPLVVEVKEGSNWYETK, encoded by the coding sequence ATGAAGTTAGTTATTTTTGATGGTAACAGTATTCTCTATAGAGCTTTTTTTGCGTTGCCGGAACTTACAACATCAACGGGTATCCCTACAAATGCTATATATGGTTTTTTAAATGTACTCTTAAAATACTTAGATTCAGAAAAACCTGATTATGTGGCAGTGGCATTTGACAAAAAAGGCAGAGCTGCACGAAAAAGTGAATATGAAGAGTACAAAGCCAATCGAAAACCAATGCCAGATTCTCTACAAGTTCAGATACCTTATGTAAGAGAGATACTCAATGCTCTTAACATTCCTATATTAGAACACGAAGGATATGAAGCTGATGACGTCATAGGCACGCTTGTGAATAGGTTTAAAGACCGTGATTTAGAGATTGTAATAATAACTGGAGACAGAGATACTCTTCAGCTACTTGATAAAAATGTAATTGTCAAAATAGTTACTACGAAGTTTGACAAGACCACAGAAGATTTGTATACCATTGAAAATGTAAAAGAAAAATATGGTGTCTTTGCACATCAGGTTGTTGATTACAAAGCTTTAGTAGGCGATGCATCAGACAACATACCTGGTGTTAAGGGAATTGGAGATAAAACGGCCATAAAATTATTAGAAGAATATCAGACCTTGGAAAATATATACCAAAATCTGAAAAACATCAAAGATTCTTTAAGAGAAAAGTTAGAAGCAGGTAAAGATATGGCATTTTTGTCGAAAAGATTGGCAACTATTGTGTGTGATTTACCTGTTGAGGTAACTCTTGAAGAGTTAAAAACAAGAGAATGGGACAAGAAAAGACTATATCAGCTTTTGCTACAGCTTGAGTTCAAAAGTTTCATAAAAAGATTGGGCTTCTCAGAGGAGCTTGAGGAGATAAAACAAACACTTCAACTTCCAAAATTTAACATGAAAGAACTGTATGATATCTCAGAGATAAAGGGCAAAGAAATTTATTTGTTATACTCAGGTGATGAAGGACTTTTTTACGTCTATGACCATCAAACTTCGACTATTTTTACAACTACTGACAAAGGAATTGTTAAAAAGCTATTAAATGTCCAAGGTATTCAAAAGGTAGTGTATGATTTAAAAAATATACTCCATAAAGTGGATTTTGATAAAGCTTATCAAATAAAAGACTGTAATGACGTCATGTTGGCTTCATATGTTTTAGACAGTACACGTAGTTCATACGACTTAGAGACATTGTTTATCTCTTATCTCAATACTGATATCTCTGCAATAAAAGAAAACAAATGTGCTGGTGCTACAGTTTTATTAAGAAATCTTTGGGATGAGCTATCCAAACTCATAGATTTAAATTCCTGCCAATACGTCTATGAAAATATTGAAATCCCACTTGTTCCTATTTTATATGAAATGGAAAAAATTGGTTTTAAGGTGGACAAAAATACCTTACAGGAATATACAAAAGAGATTGAGAGCAAGCTTTTAAAATTAGAGTTTCAGATTTATCAAATAGCAGGTGAGTGGTTTAACATAAACTCACCAAAACAACTCTCATATGTATTATTCGAAAAACTGAAACTTCCAGTTGTTAAAAAGACAAAAACAGGATATTCAACAGACGCTGAGGTGTTAGAAGAGTTATATGACAAACATGAGATAATACCTCTTATCTTGGATTATAGAATGTATACGAAAATACTGACAACTTACTGTCAAGGACTAATGCAAGCAATCAATCCTACAACTGGAAGAGTACATTCAAATTTTATTCAAACAGGTACAGCAACCGGAAGACTCGCAAGTGCGGAGCCTAATCTACAAAACATTCCCGTGAAATATGATGAAGGAAGGCTTATAAGAAAAGCGTTCGTTCCAGAGGAAGGTTATGTGCTGATAGATGCTGATTACTCTCAGATTGAGCTTAGGATACTTGCTCATATCTCTGAGGATGAAAGACTAATAAATGCTTTTAAGAATAACCTTGACATTCATTCGCAGACAGCAGCAGAGATTTTTGGTGTAGATGTAAGCCAAGTTACTCCAACTATGCGAAGCCAAGCAAAAGCTGTTAACTTTGGAATTATATATGGAATTTCAGACTACGGACTTTCACGGGATATAAAGATATCAAGAAAAGAAGCAGCTGAGTTTATTAATCGCTATTTTGAAAAGTATCCGAAAGTAAAAGAATATCTGGACAATGTTGTCAAGTTTGCTCGTGAAAATGGGTTTGTATTGACACTTTTTAACAGAAAAAGATATATCAAGGACATAAAGTCTACTAATAAAAACCTTAGAAGCTACGCAGAAAGAATAGCAATGAATTCACCTATCCAAGGCAGTGCTGCAGATATCATGAAAATAGCAATGATAAGGGTTTATAGAAGGTTAAAAGAGAACAATTTAAAATCAAGGATTATTTTACAAGTTCATGATGAGCTTTTGATTGAGTCACCCTATGAGGAAAAGGAAGTAGTAAAAGAAATAGTAAAAACGGAGATGGAAAATGCTGTTTCGCTGAAAGTTCCCTTGGTAGTTGAAGTGAAAGAAGGTTCAAACTGGTATGAAACAAAGTAG
- the coaE gene encoding dephospho-CoA kinase (Dephospho-CoA kinase (CoaE) performs the final step in coenzyme A biosynthesis.), with protein MKQSRVLGITGKMGSGKSTVSSILREHYGFEVIDVDKEYHWLLQNSSELKLKLAQTFGEEILINNQIDRAKLRKIVLDSDLNMDRLNHITHPTIFERVKFLTTEKYKDKRVVIDAALLFQIGLDKLCSVIWYIECEKEIIIERVIRKSGYDVEEVKKFLERQKDIEKYKGLANRVIINNVDVENLKTIIGKYLKEDGLV; from the coding sequence ATGAAACAAAGTAGAGTTCTTGGAATTACAGGAAAGATGGGCTCTGGCAAGAGTACTGTCAGTAGCATATTGAGAGAACACTATGGTTTCGAGGTTATAGATGTTGATAAGGAATACCATTGGTTACTACAAAATAGCTCAGAACTGAAATTAAAATTAGCGCAGACATTCGGAGAAGAGATTTTGATAAATAATCAAATTGACCGAGCTAAATTGAGAAAAATTGTTTTGGATTCTGATTTAAATATGGACCGACTAAATCACATTACTCACCCAACTATTTTTGAAAGAGTAAAATTTTTGACTACCGAAAAATACAAAGACAAACGCGTAGTTATTGATGCTGCACTTTTGTTCCAGATTGGACTTGATAAACTTTGTTCGGTAATCTGGTATATTGAGTGTGAAAAAGAAATTATAATTGAACGAGTAATTAGAAAAAGTGGATACGATGTTGAAGAGGTTAAAAAGTTTTTAGAAAGGCAGAAAGATATTGAAAAATACAAGGGCTTGGCAAATAGAGTAATTATAAACAACGTAGACGTTGAGAATTTGAAAACTATCATAGGAAAATATCTCAAAGAGGATGGTTTGGTTTGA
- a CDS encoding lytic transglycosylase domain-containing protein produces the protein MKRKIAIIVLLLIFLLFFEQFYFLILKQLYPLRFANSIKKYSKEINVDPYLICAIIKSESNFNQFAISKKGAIGLMQLSPLTAKWVAYKLKLEYSREKLYDPDYNILIGTWYIKYLIDYYKNDTRLAVAAYNAGMTNVNKWLYQKDRSTFEVDEIPFKETNHFVRRVFKSYEIYKKLYQNEFENGSY, from the coding sequence TTGAAAAGAAAGATTGCAATAATTGTACTGCTTCTAATTTTCCTTTTGTTTTTTGAGCAATTTTACTTTTTGATTTTAAAACAGTTGTACCCCTTGAGATTTGCAAACAGTATTAAGAAGTATAGCAAAGAGATAAATGTAGACCCATATTTAATTTGTGCAATAATAAAAAGTGAAAGCAACTTTAATCAATTTGCTATATCTAAAAAAGGTGCAATAGGGCTTATGCAGCTGTCACCTCTTACTGCTAAATGGGTTGCTTATAAGCTCAAGTTAGAGTACAGTAGAGAGAAGCTATATGACCCTGACTACAATATCTTAATTGGTACATGGTATATAAAATACCTAATAGATTACTACAAAAATGATACAAGACTTGCAGTTGCAGCTTATAACGCTGGTATGACAAATGTAAATAAATGGCTTTATCAAAAAGATAGAAGTACATTTGAGGTAGATGAAATTCCTTTTAAAGAGACAAACCATTTTGTTAGAAGAGTCTTTAAAAGTTATGAGATATACAAAAAACTATATCAAAATGAATTTGAAAATGGTAGCTATTGA
- the uvrB gene encoding excinuclease ABC subunit UvrB codes for MKRFKLVSDFKPTGDQPKAIEMLTEGILKGEKFQTLLGVTGSGKTFTMAKVIENVQRPTLVLAHNKTLAAQLCSEFREFFPENAVEFFVSYYDYYQPEAYIPETDTYIEKDSSINEEIDKLRHSATSALFERRDVIIVASVSCIYSLGSPEDYLNLTLSLRPGMIKDRDEVIKELIRMQYERNDIDFRRGRFRVRGDVLEIFPASNTDRAIRVEFFGDEIERITEFDVLTGEVIGRRNHVAIFPASHYVTTSEKLKRAIKSIEEELEQRLQELRSMGKFVEAQRLEQRTRYDIEMLQEMGFCKGIENYSRHLTGRPPGSPPYTLLDYFPKDFIMFIDESHVTIPQLRAMYNGDKARKDALVEYGFRLPSAYDNRPLTFEEFEEKINQVIFVSATPGPYELKKSSRVVEQIIRPTGLVDPEIEVHPVKGQIDHLIGEIRKRVEKNQRVLITTLTKRMAESLTEYLKDVGIRVRYMHSDIDTIERMQIIRDLRLGKFDVLVGINLLREGLDLPEVSLVAILDADKEGFLRSETSLIQTIGRAARNVDGKVIMYADKITKAMQKAIDETNRRRKIQIEYNQKHGIVPQTVRKGIRQIIEATISVAEEEKYENIEKDIVQNMSKQEIEEYIKELEQQMKRLAIELEFEKAAKIRDKIFELKKLL; via the coding sequence ATGAAAAGATTCAAGCTTGTTTCAGACTTCAAGCCAACAGGTGACCAACCAAAAGCTATCGAAATGCTCACGGAAGGAATTTTAAAAGGTGAAAAGTTTCAGACATTGCTTGGTGTTACTGGTTCAGGAAAGACATTTACGATGGCTAAAGTAATAGAAAATGTTCAAAGACCCACATTGGTTTTAGCTCATAATAAAACACTGGCTGCTCAACTTTGTAGTGAGTTTAGGGAGTTCTTTCCTGAAAACGCTGTAGAGTTTTTTGTAAGCTATTACGATTATTACCAGCCAGAGGCTTATATACCTGAGACAGATACGTATATTGAAAAAGATTCGTCCATTAATGAAGAGATAGATAAACTTCGACATTCTGCAACTTCTGCCTTATTTGAAAGAAGAGACGTAATAATTGTAGCAAGTGTCTCATGTATTTACAGCTTGGGTAGTCCAGAGGACTATTTAAATTTAACATTATCATTAAGACCTGGGATGATAAAAGATAGAGATGAAGTAATAAAAGAACTTATTAGAATGCAATATGAAAGAAATGACATTGATTTTAGGAGAGGCAGGTTCAGAGTACGAGGCGATGTACTTGAGATATTTCCTGCATCAAATACAGACAGAGCAATCAGGGTAGAGTTCTTTGGAGATGAAATAGAGAGAATTACCGAGTTTGACGTTTTGACCGGTGAGGTAATTGGGAGAAGAAATCATGTTGCAATATTTCCTGCATCACACTATGTCACAACTTCAGAAAAACTAAAAAGAGCAATTAAGAGCATTGAAGAGGAGCTTGAACAAAGGCTTCAAGAACTCAGAAGCATGGGCAAGTTTGTCGAAGCGCAAAGGCTTGAGCAAAGGACACGATATGACATAGAGATGCTTCAGGAAATGGGATTTTGCAAAGGAATAGAAAACTACTCAAGACATTTAACAGGAAGACCTCCCGGTAGTCCACCTTATACCTTACTTGATTATTTTCCAAAAGACTTTATAATGTTCATTGATGAGTCGCATGTTACAATTCCTCAGTTAAGAGCTATGTATAATGGAGACAAGGCAAGAAAAGATGCGCTTGTAGAATACGGTTTTAGGCTTCCATCTGCATATGACAACCGCCCACTTACCTTTGAGGAGTTTGAAGAAAAAATCAACCAAGTTATATTTGTAAGCGCTACACCCGGTCCTTATGAACTCAAGAAATCGTCAAGAGTTGTTGAGCAAATCATAAGACCTACTGGGCTTGTTGACCCTGAAATTGAAGTTCATCCTGTGAAAGGCCAAATTGACCATCTGATTGGCGAGATTAGAAAAAGAGTTGAGAAGAACCAAAGAGTTTTAATTACTACATTGACAAAAAGAATGGCAGAAAGCCTCACTGAATATTTAAAAGATGTTGGTATAAGGGTAAGATATATGCACTCTGATATTGACACAATAGAACGCATGCAGATAATAAGGGATTTGAGACTTGGCAAGTTCGACGTCTTAGTAGGAATAAACTTGTTGCGTGAAGGACTTGATTTGCCGGAAGTATCACTTGTTGCTATTTTGGATGCTGACAAGGAAGGCTTCTTGCGTTCAGAGACTTCTCTTATTCAGACAATTGGACGTGCTGCGCGAAATGTTGATGGTAAAGTGATTATGTATGCTGACAAAATTACTAAGGCTATGCAAAAAGCTATTGATGAGACAAATAGACGAAGAAAGATTCAGATAGAGTACAATCAAAAGCACGGAATAGTGCCTCAAACTGTAAGAAAAGGAATACGACAGATTATCGAAGCAACTATCTCTGTTGCTGAAGAAGAAAAGTACGAG